From a region of the Rathayibacter sp. VKM Ac-2804 genome:
- a CDS encoding biotin transporter BioY has protein sequence MSSYSLAPSRPVLADRLLTRSLVTDLVLVLAAAAFTAAMAQLYIPMWPVPITGQTFAVLLVGTTLGALRGALSMGVYALVGALGAPIFTEGSSGWAVLAGPTGGYIVGFVLASIVTGRLAQREWDRRVVGTLVTFLAGTATIYLVGLPWLATALGSMGYPADLGSVLTAGLVPFLVGDTLKIVLAAALLPTTWALLGRRKG, from the coding sequence CCGTCGCGACCGGTCCTGGCGGACCGGCTGCTCACCCGCTCGCTGGTCACCGATCTGGTGCTCGTCCTCGCCGCCGCCGCGTTCACCGCGGCCATGGCGCAGCTGTACATCCCGATGTGGCCGGTCCCGATCACGGGTCAGACCTTCGCGGTCCTGCTCGTCGGCACCACGCTCGGCGCCCTCCGCGGCGCGCTCTCGATGGGCGTCTACGCCCTCGTCGGCGCCCTCGGCGCCCCGATCTTCACCGAGGGCTCGAGCGGCTGGGCCGTCCTGGCCGGTCCGACCGGCGGCTACATCGTCGGCTTCGTCCTCGCCTCGATCGTCACCGGCCGGCTCGCCCAGCGCGAGTGGGACCGCCGCGTCGTCGGCACGCTGGTGACCTTCCTCGCCGGCACCGCCACGATCTACCTCGTCGGACTCCCCTGGCTCGCCACCGCGCTCGGCTCGATGGGGTACCCGGCCGACCTCGGCTCGGTGCTCACCGCCGGTCTCGTGCCCTTCCTCGTCGGCGACACCCTGAAGATCGTGCTCGCCGCCGCGCTGCTGCCCACCACCTGGGCGCTGCTCGGCCGCCGCAAGGGCTGA
- a CDS encoding metal-sulfur cluster assembly factor has translation MAVTTLDPKLFDQVEEALKDVMDPELGVNVVDLGLIYDLGWDDENDALVIHMTLTSAGCPLTDVLEEQTAESLDGVVEAFRINWVWMPPWGPDRITEDGRDMMRALGFSI, from the coding sequence ATGGCGGTCACCACGCTCGACCCGAAGCTCTTCGACCAGGTCGAGGAGGCGCTCAAGGACGTCATGGACCCCGAGCTCGGCGTCAACGTCGTCGACCTCGGCCTGATCTACGACCTGGGCTGGGACGACGAGAACGACGCGCTGGTCATCCACATGACGCTGACCTCGGCGGGCTGCCCGCTGACGGACGTGCTCGAGGAGCAGACCGCGGAGTCGCTGGACGGCGTCGTGGAGGCCTTCCGGATCAACTGGGTCTGGATGCCGCCGTGGGGTCCGGACCGGATCACCGAGGACGGCCGCGACATGATGCGCGCGCTCGGCTTCTCGATCTAG
- the sufC gene encoding Fe-S cluster assembly ATPase SufC: MSVLQISDLHVSVETEQGTKQILRGVDLTINQGEIHAVMGPNGSGKSTLAYTIAGHPKYHVDGGSITLDGVEVLDMTVDERARAGLFLAMQYPVEIPGVTNTNFLRTAKTAIAGEAPAIRTWTKDVKKAMADLRMDPSFAARNVNEGFSGGEKKRNEILQLELLAPQFAVLDETDSGLDVDALKIVSEGVNRAHASTGLGVLLITHYTRILRYIQPDFVHVFVAGRIAEQGGKELATRLEDEGYDRFLAPATV; encoded by the coding sequence ATGTCCGTTCTCCAGATCAGCGATCTCCACGTCAGTGTCGAGACCGAGCAGGGGACCAAGCAGATCCTCCGCGGTGTCGACCTCACCATCAACCAGGGTGAGATCCACGCCGTCATGGGCCCCAACGGCTCCGGCAAGTCCACCCTCGCGTACACGATCGCGGGGCACCCGAAGTACCACGTCGACGGCGGCTCGATCACCCTCGACGGCGTCGAGGTCCTCGACATGACGGTCGACGAGCGCGCCCGCGCCGGTCTCTTCCTCGCCATGCAGTACCCGGTCGAGATCCCCGGTGTCACCAACACCAACTTCCTCCGCACGGCCAAGACCGCGATCGCGGGCGAGGCTCCGGCGATCCGCACGTGGACCAAGGACGTCAAGAAGGCGATGGCCGACCTGCGCATGGACCCGTCCTTCGCGGCGCGCAACGTCAACGAGGGCTTCTCCGGAGGCGAGAAGAAGCGGAACGAGATCCTCCAGCTCGAGCTGCTCGCCCCGCAGTTCGCCGTCCTCGACGAGACCGACTCCGGCCTCGACGTGGATGCTCTCAAGATCGTGTCGGAGGGCGTCAACCGCGCCCACGCCTCGACCGGTCTCGGCGTCCTGCTGATCACGCACTACACGCGGATCCTGCGCTACATCCAGCCGGACTTCGTGCACGTCTTCGTCGCCGGCCGCATCGCCGAGCAGGGCGGCAAGGAGCTCGCCACCCGACTCGAGGACGAGGGCTACGACCGCTTCCTCGCCCCGGCGACGGTCTGA
- a CDS encoding non-heme iron oxygenase ferredoxin subunit, with protein MSDAAKICAASELIPNQAVRYVVDGIAIAIVQDTAGEIHAIGDTCTHGEVSLAEGFVEDDTLECWAHGSAFSLRSGAPLNLPAFEPVPVFVVEVIDGDVYIDPTVTKEV; from the coding sequence ATGAGCGACGCCGCGAAGATCTGCGCCGCCTCGGAGCTGATCCCCAACCAGGCCGTCCGCTACGTCGTCGACGGCATCGCCATCGCGATCGTCCAGGACACCGCGGGCGAGATCCACGCGATCGGCGACACCTGCACCCACGGCGAAGTCTCCCTCGCCGAGGGCTTCGTCGAGGACGACACCCTCGAGTGCTGGGCCCACGGCTCGGCGTTCTCGCTGCGCTCCGGCGCCCCCCTGAACCTGCCGGCCTTCGAGCCGGTTCCCGTCTTCGTCGTCGAGGTCATCGACGGCGACGTCTACATCGACCCGACCGTCACGAAGGAAGTCTGA
- the sufD gene encoding Fe-S cluster assembly protein SufD, which yields MTVPTSAPTSPAIDGADAAARLGIAAHSDGAFTPVQTRSERFASTDVDAFETVTGREIAWKLTPVARLGDLIDGPLDGSPTPLESAAVDGVDVSWVGRDDARIGTAGLPEDRAAANAWSQFEQALSIRVTGEDEKVATLVRTGLGSAPRAAHTIIEAAPYARGVVVLQNEGEATLAENVEVLVGEGAQLTIVTLQEWADDARHLANHFLRVGRDAKVKHIVVTLGGSIVRVNPSAHLVERGADGELLGLYFADGGQHLEQQVYVDHDAPDTRSRVTYKGALQGQGARTVWIGDVLIRQSANGTDSYEQNRNLVLSDGTRADSIPNLEIETGDIAGAGHASATGRFDDEQLFYLQSRGIREDEARRLVVRGFLSEIVQQIGVTELEDRLQLAIEAELAGSAGQTGAYSPEVSA from the coding sequence ATGACGGTCCCCACGAGCGCCCCGACGTCCCCTGCGATCGACGGCGCGGACGCCGCCGCGCGACTGGGCATCGCCGCGCACTCCGACGGGGCGTTCACGCCCGTGCAGACCCGCTCCGAGCGCTTCGCGTCCACCGACGTCGACGCGTTCGAGACGGTCACGGGGCGCGAGATCGCCTGGAAGCTCACCCCGGTCGCCCGCCTCGGTGACCTCATCGACGGACCGCTCGACGGCTCGCCGACTCCGCTGGAGTCGGCGGCCGTCGACGGCGTCGACGTCTCCTGGGTCGGGCGCGACGACGCTCGGATCGGCACTGCGGGCCTCCCCGAGGACCGCGCCGCCGCGAACGCCTGGTCGCAGTTCGAGCAGGCGCTCTCGATCCGGGTGACCGGCGAGGACGAGAAGGTCGCGACCCTCGTGCGCACGGGACTCGGCTCCGCTCCTCGTGCCGCGCACACGATCATCGAGGCCGCGCCGTACGCGCGCGGTGTCGTCGTGCTGCAGAACGAGGGCGAAGCGACGCTCGCCGAGAACGTCGAGGTCCTCGTCGGCGAGGGCGCGCAGCTGACGATCGTCACGCTGCAGGAGTGGGCCGACGACGCCCGCCACCTCGCGAACCACTTCCTCCGCGTCGGCCGCGACGCGAAGGTGAAGCACATCGTCGTCACGCTCGGCGGCTCGATCGTCCGGGTGAACCCCTCGGCGCACCTCGTCGAGCGCGGCGCCGACGGCGAGCTCCTCGGCCTGTACTTCGCCGACGGCGGCCAGCACCTCGAGCAGCAGGTCTACGTCGACCACGACGCCCCCGACACCCGCAGCCGCGTCACCTACAAGGGCGCGCTGCAGGGCCAGGGCGCGCGGACGGTGTGGATCGGCGACGTGCTGATCCGCCAGAGCGCGAACGGCACCGACAGCTACGAGCAGAACCGCAACCTGGTCCTCTCGGACGGCACGCGCGCCGACTCGATCCCGAACCTCGAGATCGAGACCGGTGACATCGCCGGAGCGGGCCACGCCTCGGCGACCGGCCGCTTCGACGACGAGCAGCTCTTCTACCTGCAGTCGCGCGGCATCCGCGAGGACGAGGCGCGCCGGCTGGTCGTCCGCGGCTTCCTCAGCGAGATCGTCCAGCAGATCGGCGTGACCGAGCTCGAGGACCGCCTCCAGCTCGCGATCGAGGCCGAGCTTGCCGGCAGCGCCGGACAGACCGGCGCGTACTCGCCGGAGGTGTCCGCATGA
- the sufB gene encoding Fe-S cluster assembly protein SufB: MSDILIDRPELASLGVYEFGWSDSDSAGASARRGISPEVVSDISALKNEPAWMRERRMKALALFERKPMPTWGADLSDIDFDNIKYFVRSTEKQAQTWEDLPDDIKNTYEKLGIPEAERQRLVGGVAAQYESEVVYHQIREDLEEQGVIFMDTDTALREHPEIFEEYFGTVIPAGDNKFAALNTAVWSGGSFVYVPKGVRVDIPLQAYFRINTENMGQFERTLIIADEGSYVHYIEGCTAPIYKSDSLHSAVVEIIVKKNARVRYTTIQNWSNNVYNLVTKRAIAHEGATMEWIDGNIGSKVTMKYPSIFLVGEHAKGETLSVAFAGPGQHQDAGAKMIHMAPYTQSSIVSKSIARGGGRAGYRGEVRVDANAHHSANTVRCDALLVDTISRSDTYPAIDIRVDDVQLGHEATVSKVSEEQLFYLMSRGMPEDEAMAMIVRGFIEPIARELPMEYALELNKLIEMGMEGSVG, translated from the coding sequence ATGTCAGACATCCTGATCGACCGCCCCGAGCTCGCGAGCCTGGGCGTCTACGAGTTCGGCTGGTCCGACTCGGACTCCGCCGGCGCCTCCGCGCGCCGCGGCATCTCGCCCGAGGTCGTCTCCGACATCTCCGCGCTCAAGAACGAGCCGGCCTGGATGCGCGAGCGGCGCATGAAGGCGCTCGCCCTCTTCGAGCGCAAGCCGATGCCCACCTGGGGCGCCGACCTGTCGGACATCGACTTCGACAACATCAAGTACTTCGTCCGCTCCACCGAGAAGCAGGCGCAGACCTGGGAGGACCTCCCGGACGACATCAAGAACACGTACGAGAAGCTCGGCATCCCCGAGGCGGAGCGCCAGCGCCTCGTCGGCGGCGTCGCCGCTCAGTACGAGTCCGAGGTCGTCTACCACCAGATCCGCGAGGACCTGGAGGAGCAGGGCGTCATCTTCATGGACACGGACACGGCGCTGCGCGAGCACCCCGAGATCTTCGAGGAGTACTTCGGCACCGTCATCCCGGCCGGCGACAACAAGTTCGCCGCGCTGAACACGGCTGTCTGGTCCGGCGGCTCGTTCGTCTACGTCCCGAAGGGCGTGCGCGTCGACATCCCGCTGCAGGCCTACTTCCGGATCAACACCGAGAACATGGGCCAGTTCGAGCGGACGCTGATCATCGCCGACGAGGGCAGCTACGTCCACTACATCGAGGGCTGCACGGCGCCGATCTACAAGTCGGACTCGCTGCACTCGGCCGTCGTCGAGATCATCGTGAAGAAGAACGCCCGCGTGCGCTACACGACGATCCAGAACTGGTCGAACAACGTCTACAACCTCGTCACCAAGCGCGCGATCGCGCACGAGGGCGCGACGATGGAGTGGATCGACGGCAACATCGGCTCGAAGGTCACGATGAAGTACCCGTCGATCTTCCTGGTCGGCGAGCACGCCAAGGGCGAGACCCTCTCCGTCGCGTTCGCGGGCCCCGGCCAGCACCAGGACGCCGGCGCGAAGATGATCCACATGGCGCCGTACACGCAGTCGTCGATCGTCTCCAAGTCGATCGCCCGCGGCGGCGGCCGGGCCGGCTACCGCGGCGAGGTCCGGGTGGACGCGAACGCGCACCACTCCGCGAACACGGTGCGCTGCGACGCGCTCCTGGTCGACACGATCTCGCGGTCGGACACCTACCCGGCGATCGACATCCGCGTGGACGACGTCCAGCTCGGCCACGAGGCCACGGTCTCGAAGGTCAGCGAGGAGCAGCTCTTCTACCTGATGTCGCGCGGCATGCCCGAGGATGAGGCGATGGCCATGATCGTCCGCGGCTTCATCGAGCCGATCGCTCGCGAGCTGCCCATGGAGTACGCCCTCGAGCTCAACAAGCTCATCGAGATGGGGATGGAGGGCAGCGTCGGCTGA
- a CDS encoding COX15/CtaA family protein — MITPFSFLAERVTLSPRALRWGTTAALIASILIIFFGGVVRLTGSGLGCPTWPACDGGSLTSTPELGIHGFIEFTNRAFTGVLVVAVGWAITAARLQKPRDRTMTRLAWSQFWLVVANALAGGATVHSGLNPYIVAGHFMLAIALLTTTALTWHRAHRSQSVAFEPDALTRGVSIALIAVTLLVIAVGTLVTGTGPHAGDSAEVPRMRFHWESVTVVHGVLGTATLVLAVALLALLARVPGSELARRRVVAFLVVVGLQALVGVAQSLLALPEALVAVHLLGSALVWVGAVRVLLDVNPRLFTVRAQRRQPAEELAPAL, encoded by the coding sequence ATGATCACGCCGTTCTCGTTCCTCGCCGAGCGCGTCACGCTGAGCCCCCGCGCCCTGCGCTGGGGGACGACCGCCGCCCTGATCGCGAGCATCCTGATCATCTTCTTCGGCGGAGTCGTGCGCCTCACCGGCTCGGGCCTCGGCTGCCCGACCTGGCCGGCCTGCGACGGTGGCTCGCTCACCTCCACGCCCGAGCTCGGGATCCACGGCTTCATCGAGTTCACCAACCGCGCCTTCACGGGCGTGCTGGTCGTCGCCGTCGGCTGGGCCATCACCGCGGCCCGGTTGCAGAAGCCGCGCGACCGCACGATGACCCGGCTCGCCTGGTCGCAGTTCTGGCTCGTCGTCGCCAACGCGCTCGCCGGCGGTGCGACCGTGCACTCGGGGCTGAACCCGTACATCGTCGCCGGGCACTTCATGCTCGCGATCGCCCTGCTGACGACGACCGCGCTGACCTGGCACCGCGCGCACCGCTCGCAGTCCGTCGCGTTCGAACCGGACGCCCTCACCCGCGGGGTGAGCATCGCCCTCATCGCGGTGACGCTGCTCGTGATCGCCGTCGGCACCCTCGTGACCGGCACCGGCCCGCATGCGGGCGATTCCGCCGAGGTCCCGCGGATGCGGTTCCACTGGGAGAGCGTGACGGTCGTGCACGGGGTGCTCGGCACCGCGACGCTCGTGCTCGCCGTCGCCCTCCTGGCGCTGCTGGCGCGGGTGCCCGGCTCCGAGCTGGCCCGGCGCCGCGTGGTCGCCTTCCTCGTCGTGGTGGGGCTGCAGGCGCTCGTCGGCGTCGCCCAGTCGCTCCTCGCCCTGCCCGAGGCGCTCGTCGCGGTGCACCTCCTCGGCTCGGCCCTCGTCTGGGTCGGCGCCGTGCGGGTGCTGCTCGACGTCAATCCGCGGCTCTTCACGGTCCGTGCTCAGCGCCGGCAGCCGGCGGAGGAGCTGGCACCCGCTCTCTGA